Within Actinosynnema pretiosum, the genomic segment GCGCGGCGGCGCGGGGGTCGCCGAGGTCGGGAGCGGGGCGGGGGAGCGGGTGCCCCCGGACGCCCTGCCCGGTGGCGCGCTCGACCGGTACGTGGCCGGGCTCGCCGCCGAGGGCGAGTTCTCCGGGGTGCTGCTGCTCTCGCGCCGCGGCCGGACCGTGCTGTCCCGCGCCTACGGCATGGCGGACGAGGAGCTCGGGATCGGCAATCACCTGGGGACCGCGTTCAACCTCAGCTCGGCCAGCCAGCCGTTCCTGGCCGTGGCCGTCCTGCAGCTCGTGCAGGCGGGCGCGGTCGGGTTGGCCGACCCGGTGGGTGCCCACCTGACCGGGTTCCCCGCTGACCTCGCCGAGCGGGTGACCGTGCACCACCTCCTCACCGGCACCGGTGGCCTGGACGCCCCGGCGCCGGACTGGCAGCGGGTCTTCCACAGCCGTGACGAGGTGCGCGAGCAGCACCGGCTGTGGACGCACCAGGCCCGGCTGGTGGCCGCCCCCGGTTCGGCCGACCAGGGGCACACGCCCGGTGGCGGGGTCGGGTTGGCCATCGCGGCGCGGATCGTGGAGGCCGTCGCCGGGACGACGTTCTGGGACTACGTGCACGAGCACGTCTTCACGCGCGCGGGCATGACCGGTTCGGGGTTCTACACCCGGACGCAGTGGCTCTCCGACGCCCGCATCGAGCACCCGTACGCGAGGCAGGCGGGCGGGGGCCGGGTGGACGTCGCGCGCCACCTCGACCGGGGCAGCACCGCAGGGCCGATCGAAGGCCGGAACCCGGCGCGCGCGTTCATCGGCCACTCCTCCGGCGACGCCTTCGCCACCGCGCCCGACCTGGTGCGCTTCGCGCAC encodes:
- a CDS encoding serine hydrolase domain-containing protein, with the translated sequence MGGAEGNAGGIGRRKVFGWGGLAAAGVVAAGAAPADALGDRRGGAGVAEVGSGAGERVPPDALPGGALDRYVAGLAAEGEFSGVLLLSRRGRTVLSRAYGMADEELGIGNHLGTAFNLSSASQPFLAVAVLQLVQAGAVGLADPVGAHLTGFPADLAERVTVHHLLTGTGGLDAPAPDWQRVFHSRDEVREQHRLWTHQARLVAAPGSADQGHTPGGGVGLAIAARIVEAVAGTTFWDYVHEHVFTRAGMTGSGFYTRTQWLSDARIEHPYARQAGGGRVDVARHLDRGSTAGPIEGRNPARAFIGHSSGDAFATAPDLVRFAHALRDGTLLSRPYAELLTGPKLPSRNPRSFTGYTGPLHLLNGDQWTFGRGGGNAGCGADWTVYPDTGWTGVLLSNYDDFPMVEILQLQEQVITGQDGTPPGGG